One Xenopus tropicalis strain Nigerian chromosome 8, UCB_Xtro_10.0, whole genome shotgun sequence genomic window carries:
- the cyp2a6.3 gene encoding cytochrome P450 2G1, with amino-acid sequence MNRTAMAVLGIETLFLVCSFTFLVFLFSRRQRHARLPPGPTPLPLLGNVLQLDFSKQVKEFVKLGSQYGPVSMVYLGPYPVLVLNGYDVVKEAFVDNGEVFSNRGKNAFIEMIFKGRGVAFSNGERWRQMRRFSLSTLRDFGMGKRRVEERVQEEACALVEEFKKTKGTPFNSTYLMTLAVSNVICSVVFGERFDYQNETFLSVLALLKDTFKIITSPWTQLFSFAPGLLKHLPGPHKKAAENLDRLKTFVTEFVASHEETLEENFPRDYIDCFLIKMRQEKDNVNTEFDYENLFVTLMNLFFAGTETTSITLQYGMLILLKYPDIQKKIHEEIDSVIGFNRCPSMEDRPKMPYTDATIHEIQRFADIVPMGVPRSTNKDTTLRGYDIPKGTTVFPMLTCILKDPRYFKDPESFNPCHFLDEKGCLKKTDAFIPFSIGKRVCLGEGLARMEIFLFLTSILQRFELKCHMDPKDIDISPVPSKSAYMPRPYELYITPR; translated from the exons ATGAATAGAACGGCCATGGCGGTGCTTGGGATAGAGACGCTTTTCCTGGTCTGCAGTTTCACATTTCTAGTATTTCTCTTTAGCAGGAGACAGAGGCATGCAAGGCTCCCCCCGGGGCCGACACCTCTCCCCCTCCTAGGAAATGTCTTGCAGTTGGACTTTTCAAAACAAGTGAAAGAATTTGTTAAG CTTGGTTCCCAGTATGGCCCTGTGTCAATGGTGTATCTTGGGCCATATCCTGTACTGGTGCTCAATGGTTATGATGTCGTGAAAGAAGCTTTTGTGGACAATGGAGAAGTGTTCAGCAATCGAGGAAAAAATGCCTTTAtagaaatgatttttaaaggacGTG GTGTGGCATTTAGCAATGGAGAACGATGGAGGCAGATGAGGCGTTTTTCTCTAAGCACTCTAAGAGATTTCGGAATGGGAAAAAGGAGGGTTGAAGAAAGAGTACAGGAGGAGGCCTGCGCTCTGGTGGAGGAATTTAAGAAGACGAAAG GAACCCCATTCAACTCCACGTATTTGATGACATTGGCTGTTTCCAATGTAATTTGCTCCGTAGTTTTTGGAGAGCGTTTTGACTACCAAAATGAGACATTCCTCTCAGTTTTGGCCTTGTTAAAAGACACCTTTAAAATTATTACTTCACCATGGACGCAG CTTTTCAGCTTTGCCCCTGGACTTCTGAAGCATCTTCCTGGCCCACACAAAAAAGCTGCAGAGAATTTAGATAGACTTAAAACATTTGTGACTGAATTTGTTGCAAGTCATGAAGAGACTTTGGAGGAGAATTTCCCAAGGGATTATATTGATTGTTTTCTCATAAAAATGAGACAG GAAAAGGACAATGTTAATACAGAATTTGACTATGAAAATTTGTTTGTCACCCTGATGAACCTCTTCTTTGCAGGAACAGAGACCACCAGCATAACACTACAATATGGAATGCTCATCCTGCTAAAATACCCCGACATTCAAA agaAGATTCATGAAGAGATTGACAGTGTGATAGGGTTTAACCGGTGTCCATCAATGGAGGATCGTCCCAAAATGCCATATACAGATGCAACAATTCATGAGATACAGAGGTTTGCGGATATTGTGCCAATGGGGGTTCCCCGTTCAACAAACAAAGATACAACACTCAGAGGATACGATATCCCTAAG GGTACAACAGTATTCCCAATGTTGACATGTATCCTAAAAGATCCCAGATACTTTAAGGATCCAGAAAGCTTTAACCCATGTCATTTTCTAGATGAAAAGGGCTGCCTGAAGAAAACCGATGCTTTCATACCATTTTCTATTg GTAAACGTGTCTGCCTTGGCGAAGGCCTCGCGCGCATGGAAATATTTCTGTTCCTAACATCTATATTACAAAGGTTTGAACTTAAATGCCACATGGACCCTAAGGATATTGACATCTCACCAGTACCTTCCAAAAGTGCTTATATGCCACGACCCTATGAGCTCTATATTACCCCACGCTAG